One Ostrea edulis chromosome 2, xbOstEdul1.1, whole genome shotgun sequence genomic region harbors:
- the LOC125682173 gene encoding haloacid dehalogenase-like hydrolase domain-containing protein 3, whose protein sequence is MPSVKLVTLDVTNTLIRVVGGVGHQYSSVAKVHGVELDPDVINQAFRKNWKEQEKKFPVFGRNSGLTSRQWWDSLVQKTLTHSGMDSTDNKICIVSQHICTHFETGGWTLIPSSVSVLEELKKRNLTVGAVTNFDDTLENVLRRMSILQYFDFVLPAWTAGHAKPDPEIYLQALKIANTSASESLHVGDDYQNDYIGPRKVGMKSVLFCPNIANVPIDVEHIVTDLPDILNYL, encoded by the coding sequence atGCCTTCTGTGAAGCTTGTAACCCTAGATGTAACCAACACTCTGATCCGTGTTGTGGGGGGTGTTGGTCACCAGTATTCGAGTGTAGCGAAGGTCCATGGTGTAGAATTAGACCCCGATGTCATCAACCAAGCCTTCCGAAAAAATTGGAAGGAGCAGGAAAAAAAGTTTCCCGTCTTTGGTAGGAACAGTGGTTTGACTTCTCGACAGTGGTGGGATTCTCTTGTTCAGAAAACACTTACACACAGTGGAATGGACTCAACAGATAATAAAATTTGTATAGTTTCTCAACACATATGTACACATTTTGAAACAGGTGGCTGGACATTGATACCAAGTTCTGTCAGTGTATTGGAGGAACTGAAAAAGAGGAATTTGACAGTGGGTGCTGTGACAAACTTTGACGACACGCTAGAAAATGTCCTTCGCAGGATGTCCATTCTTCAATACTTTGATTTTGTTCTGCCGGCTTGGACGGCAGGCCATGCCAAGCCAGATCCAGAAATTTACCTTCAAGCTTTGAAAATTGCAAATACTTCAGCCTCAGAATCTCTTCATGTCGGTGATGATTATCAAAATGATTACATCGGGCCGAGGAAAGTTGGAATGAAGAGCGTACTATTTTGTCCAAACATAGCTAATGTTCCAATAGATGTAGAACACATTGTAACAGATCTACCTGATATATTAAACTATCTATAA